From Halotia branconii CENA392, the proteins below share one genomic window:
- a CDS encoding AAA family ATPase produces MPFNPELCRNESEVESKLIVQYLLPQLGYTPETWHQEVAVGSIRLDFLAFAAQVIPFVLDANSPLSVVMEAKSPKQNLNNHIPKLRHYLTSLNVRYGLLTNGKEIRIYEKFKNDVQLVFQCSGKDVEEKIDTITVLIGRDSLKESQVIDSLKEQVSEANSNFEIERQDSMKIIAVYHNKGGVGKTTTVVNLAAALRKKGKRVLVIDLDSQANTTFATGLVKFDDEEFDDIKDSNIFHVLQSEDFYPISDVARKSNFSDPEINVVPAHIDLMKNETDLNALDYSRLILIDKLEEVGDNYDVVLIDTPPSLNLYARIALIAADYLIIPSDLKPFANQGLTNVKEFVKAVNGFRKQIKKPPIEIVGVLACKISTNARFIQSTLKNRIEKITQRYDINVMDTVIYERDDLAKCAEKTLMIGDIEVADPVSVIDFKPDSTAAQEFELLATEVLQKTGLI; encoded by the coding sequence TTGCCTTTTAACCCTGAACTGTGTCGCAACGAAAGCGAAGTTGAAAGTAAACTTATAGTGCAATATTTGCTACCGCAGCTAGGGTATACTCCCGAAACGTGGCATCAAGAAGTTGCTGTTGGTAGCATCCGTTTAGACTTCTTAGCATTTGCTGCACAAGTAATTCCCTTTGTCTTAGATGCCAACTCACCGCTGAGTGTGGTTATGGAGGCAAAAAGCCCGAAGCAAAACTTAAATAATCATATTCCCAAACTCAGGCATTATTTAACAAGCTTGAATGTCAGGTATGGGTTACTCACTAATGGTAAAGAAATCAGGATTTATGAAAAATTTAAAAATGATGTTCAGCTAGTATTTCAATGTTCTGGTAAGGATGTTGAAGAAAAGATAGATACAATTACAGTTTTAATTGGCAGAGATAGTCTAAAAGAATCACAGGTTATAGACAGTTTAAAAGAACAAGTATCTGAAGCTAATTCAAATTTTGAAATAGAAAGGCAAGATTCAATGAAAATAATTGCGGTTTATCATAACAAAGGTGGAGTAGGCAAAACAACTACTGTAGTTAATCTAGCTGCTGCTCTCAGAAAAAAGGGTAAAAGAGTTTTAGTTATTGACCTCGATAGCCAAGCTAACACTACATTTGCCACAGGTTTAGTAAAATTTGACGATGAAGAGTTTGATGATATAAAAGATTCTAATATTTTTCATGTATTACAATCAGAGGACTTTTATCCTATCTCTGATGTAGCCAGAAAATCTAATTTTAGTGATCCAGAAATTAATGTTGTTCCTGCACATATTGATTTAATGAAAAATGAAACTGATTTAAATGCCCTTGATTATAGCAGACTAATATTAATTGATAAATTAGAAGAGGTAGGTGATAACTACGACGTGGTACTTATCGATACTCCACCTTCTTTAAATCTTTATGCAAGAATTGCATTAATAGCAGCAGACTATTTGATTATTCCTTCTGATTTAAAACCTTTTGCTAATCAAGGACTAACAAATGTAAAAGAGTTTGTCAAAGCTGTTAATGGCTTTAGAAAACAAATCAAAAAACCACCTATTGAAATAGTAGGTGTCCTTGCTTGTAAAATATCTACAAATGCTAGATTTATACAATCAACTCTAAAAAATAGAATAGAAAAAATTACCCAACGTTATGATATTAACGTTATGGATACTGTGATTTATGAAAGAGATGATTTAGCAAAATGTGCAGAAAAAACTCTGATGATTGGAGATATCGAAGTAGCTGATCCTGTTTCTGTAATTGATTTCAAACCAGATTCAACTGCTGCACAAGAATTTGAACTACTAGCAACGGAAGTTCTACAAAAAACAGGATTAATATAA
- a CDS encoding MFS transporter produces MENENNHKAIFVLFLTVFIDLLGFGIILPILPLYAEQFGAKPHEATLLIAIYSLMQFLFAPLWGRFSDRYGRRPILLLTLFGSVIAYAGLSFANSLWILFIARSLAGIMAGNIATAQAYIADITTPTNRARGMGMIGAAFGLGFILGPAIGGLLVGSDPNNANFHLPSLFAAGLSLLALVCALMLLPESLNSQIKAKIQTHRYRQRRLNWLQLSQRPQFCMLAGIYFFVTFAVAAMDSTLALWSKQQLNWGPQQTSYLFAFMGIVSTIIQGGLIGLLKKRLGEIKLLTWGILGLGLGLLLIGFSQSLILLLVATALVAWGISVSQPILNSLISQTTTAEEQGQILGIANSCSALARIVGPTWAGVSFMKFGIDAPFLSGSLVMLLALTLSLRVIKNTSESKAEPVA; encoded by the coding sequence ATGGAGAATGAAAATAATCACAAGGCTATATTTGTCTTGTTTTTGACTGTATTTATAGATTTACTCGGTTTCGGAATTATCCTGCCAATATTACCTTTGTATGCTGAACAATTCGGTGCAAAACCTCATGAAGCGACTTTACTTATAGCTATTTATTCTTTAATGCAGTTCTTATTTGCTCCATTATGGGGCAGATTTAGCGATCGCTACGGTCGTCGTCCGATTTTATTACTAACTTTATTCGGTTCTGTAATTGCATACGCAGGTTTAAGCTTTGCCAACTCATTATGGATTTTGTTTATTGCTCGTAGTCTTGCTGGGATAATGGCAGGAAATATTGCCACTGCTCAAGCATACATAGCAGATATTACCACGCCAACTAATCGAGCGCGTGGCATGGGTATGATCGGGGCAGCTTTTGGTCTTGGCTTCATTCTTGGCCCTGCTATTGGAGGTCTTTTAGTCGGTTCTGATCCGAATAACGCCAACTTTCATTTACCGTCGTTATTCGCAGCCGGATTATCCTTATTGGCATTGGTGTGTGCTTTGATGTTGCTTCCGGAGTCCCTAAATTCTCAGATTAAGGCTAAAATCCAAACTCATCGTTACCGTCAGCGACGGCTGAACTGGCTACAACTGTCACAGCGTCCACAGTTTTGTATGCTTGCTGGCATTTACTTTTTTGTTACCTTTGCTGTTGCGGCTATGGACTCTACATTAGCTTTATGGTCTAAGCAGCAATTAAATTGGGGACCTCAACAAACAAGTTATCTTTTTGCCTTCATGGGGATTGTCAGCACAATCATTCAAGGAGGACTCATCGGATTGCTTAAGAAACGCTTGGGTGAAATCAAGTTACTTACCTGGGGGATATTAGGGTTAGGTTTAGGATTATTGCTAATTGGATTTTCACAAAGCTTAATTTTATTGTTGGTCGCCACCGCACTTGTAGCATGGGGAATTAGTGTCAGCCAACCAATATTGAACAGTTTGATTTCTCAAACTACAACCGCAGAAGAACAAGGACAAATACTAGGAATTGCTAATTCTTGTTCTGCCTTGGCACGTATTGTAGGGCCAACATGGGCGGGGGTTAGTTTCATGAAATTTGGGATTGATGCACCTTTTTTGAGTGGATCTTTAGTAATGCTATTAGCTTTGACTTTGAGCTTACGAGTGATTAAAAACACATCTGAATCAAAAGCAGAACCTGTCGCCTGA
- a CDS encoding acylphosphatase, which translates to MQNPTPLPKIIRAHVFISGRVQGVGYRYATVDTASQLGLTGWVRNLTDNRVEAVFEGSREVVEEMIRWCHSGPPAAVVKDVVIEYEKPEGLQGFEVKRIE; encoded by the coding sequence ATGCAGAATCCCACTCCACTGCCAAAAATAATTCGCGCCCATGTATTCATTTCTGGTCGAGTCCAAGGGGTAGGCTATCGTTATGCTACTGTCGATACAGCCAGCCAATTGGGATTAACAGGTTGGGTGCGGAATCTTACTGATAATCGTGTAGAAGCAGTTTTTGAAGGATCACGGGAAGTTGTAGAAGAGATGATTCGCTGGTGTCACTCAGGGCCACCTGCGGCTGTAGTCAAAGATGTAGTGATTGAGTATGAAAAACCGGAAGGATTACAAGGATTTGAAGTGAAACGGATTGAATAG
- a CDS encoding calcium-binding protein encodes MSTIVGTANSDFLSGTNNDDQIFGRGGNDNISGGLGNDLIDGGNGNDTLAGNAGDDTFRGSRGNDSINGGDGIDTADYSSLGKRITLSGVGTVEKAGKFGKDQLFKVETVITDASVKNNTIDASQSLPGVSAAVDLEAETISALNVPGLGTLTFNVINFVNIQGTNENDSIIGNNQSNRLFGNDGNDSIDGRGGNDLIDGGRGNDKLAGGAGDDTFKGSRGNDSIDGGDGIDTADYRKLGKSITLSGVGTVEKAGKLGTDQLFKVETVIADASVKNNTIDASQSVPGVSITADLQNQSISANNVPGLGTLPFTVINFDNVIGTNESDIITGDNQKNQLIGNGGDDIISAGLGNDSITGGEGDDILIGGFGADKFIFNSVNEGIDTIKDYNFAQKDVIQVSKVGFGTTNISDFSFDTSNGNLSFLGNQFAFLENLPSNLSIQLV; translated from the coding sequence ATGTCCACTATTGTTGGTACTGCTAACAGTGACTTTTTGTCGGGCACTAATAATGACGATCAAATTTTTGGTCGTGGAGGTAATGACAATATCTCCGGCGGTCTGGGAAATGACCTAATTGACGGTGGAAACGGTAATGACACCTTGGCGGGTAATGCTGGCGATGACACTTTCAGAGGTAGTCGGGGTAATGACAGTATCAATGGTGGAGATGGCATTGATACCGCAGACTATAGTAGTCTAGGTAAAAGGATTACTCTCTCAGGTGTAGGCACAGTTGAAAAAGCTGGTAAATTTGGAAAAGACCAACTTTTTAAAGTTGAAACAGTTATAACTGATGCTAGTGTAAAAAACAACACCATAGATGCATCCCAATCTTTACCCGGAGTATCTGCCGCTGTTGACCTAGAAGCCGAAACTATTTCTGCCCTTAATGTTCCTGGTCTGGGAACATTGACATTTAATGTCATTAACTTTGTCAACATCCAAGGTACAAATGAAAATGACAGTATTATTGGCAACAATCAAAGTAACCGATTATTCGGTAATGATGGCAATGACAGCATTGATGGTAGAGGTGGCAATGACTTGATTGACGGTGGACGCGGTAATGACAAGTTAGCAGGTGGCGCAGGCGATGACACCTTTAAAGGCAGTCGGGGTAACGACAGCATTGATGGGGGAGATGGTATTGACACCGCAGACTACAGAAAACTGGGTAAAAGCATTACTCTGTCCGGTGTAGGCACAGTTGAAAAAGCTGGCAAATTAGGAACAGACCAACTTTTCAAAGTAGAAACGGTTATTGCTGATGCTAGTGTGAAAAACAACACTATAGATGCATCCCAATCTGTTCCTGGCGTATCTATCACCGCTGACCTACAAAATCAAAGTATATCGGCCAATAACGTTCCTGGTTTGGGAACATTGCCATTTACGGTGATCAACTTTGATAATGTTATCGGTACAAATGAAAGTGACATCATCACTGGCGACAATCAAAAGAACCAATTAATAGGTAATGGGGGCGATGATATTATCTCCGCAGGCCTTGGTAATGATTCCATCACTGGTGGAGAAGGTGATGATATTCTTATAGGTGGCTTTGGTGCAGATAAGTTTATTTTCAATAGTGTTAATGAGGGTATTGATACCATCAAAGATTACAACTTTGCTCAAAAAGACGTAATCCAAGTTTCTAAAGTAGGATTTGGTACTACTAACATTAGTGATTTTTCTTTTGACACCTCTAACGGTAACTTGTCTTTCTTAGGAAATCAATTTGCCTTCCTTGAAAATCTCCCATCCAATTTAAGTATTCAATTAGTATAA
- a CDS encoding CHAT domain-containing protein, with translation MQEFYQQMLQQGKSLNVALHDTQLKMWQQDEWRNPYFWSAFNFQGEWQI, from the coding sequence ATGCAGGAATTTTACCAACAAATGTTGCAGCAGGGTAAATCGCTGAATGTGGCTTTGCATGATACCCAGTTAAAGATGTGGCAGCAAGATGAGTGGCGTAATCCTTATTTCTGGTCGGCTTTCAATTTTCAGGGTGAGTGGCAAATCTAA
- a CDS encoding alpha-amylase family glycosyl hydrolase, which translates to MVKPIEFNLFAPYNKGAVLIGSFSDWEEIPMKRGEDGYFRTSVELEDGTYKYKFRVQSNSWFFEPEQWVDVTDPYATDIDELSGKDDSVVRIKDGERIVDTYVWKHDDKPLPADHELVIYELHVGDFSGGEDDPYARGKYKHVIEKLDYLCELGINAIELMPLKEYPGDYSWGYNPRHFFATESSYGSTEGLKKLVDECHNRGIRVIIDGIYNHSEASAPLTQIDHDYWYHHSPRDPDNNWGPEFNYEHYDEKLDIFPARKFIGETIRFWVSEYHIDGIRFDAARQIANYDFMHWIVQEAKKTAGTKPFYNVAEHIPETTSITNVDGPMDGCWHDSFYHCILEHICGDTFDLERLKDVIDCKRQGFLGATNVVNYLTNHDHNHIMAELGDRQILDEEAFKRARLGAAILMTAVGVPLIWMGEEFGEYKPKQQESAKIDWTLLGHDLNRNLSKYYSGLINLRKNNHALYTEKIDFIHENPEAKVLAYSRWNDEGSRVVVVANFSDNFLADYHIPNFPESGTWHEWTGDYDVESGDDGIRTDIGSYEAKVFVWQ; encoded by the coding sequence ATGGTAAAGCCAATTGAATTTAACTTATTTGCGCCTTATAACAAAGGAGCAGTATTAATTGGTTCCTTTTCCGATTGGGAAGAAATTCCCATGAAAAGAGGCGAAGATGGTTATTTTCGGACAAGTGTTGAATTAGAAGATGGCACTTACAAATATAAATTTCGTGTGCAGTCTAATTCATGGTTTTTTGAACCGGAACAATGGGTTGATGTTACAGATCCTTATGCAACGGATATTGATGAATTAAGTGGCAAAGATGATAGTGTTGTACGCATAAAAGATGGAGAGAGGATTGTTGATACTTATGTTTGGAAACATGATGACAAACCTTTGCCAGCTGACCATGAATTAGTAATTTATGAATTACATGTGGGAGACTTTTCTGGTGGTGAAGATGATCCTTATGCACGAGGTAAGTATAAACATGTCATCGAAAAATTAGATTATTTGTGTGAATTAGGAATCAATGCTATTGAGTTGATGCCGCTGAAAGAATATCCAGGTGACTATAGCTGGGGTTATAACCCCCGACACTTTTTTGCTACTGAATCTAGCTATGGTTCTACAGAAGGGTTAAAGAAGCTAGTTGATGAGTGCCACAATCGAGGTATCCGCGTTATTATTGATGGTATTTATAACCACTCAGAAGCATCTGCCCCGTTGACTCAAATTGACCATGATTATTGGTATCATCACTCTCCCCGCGACCCTGATAATAACTGGGGACCTGAGTTTAATTATGAACATTACGACGAAAAATTAGATATTTTTCCAGCCAGAAAATTTATTGGTGAAACGATCCGTTTTTGGGTGTCAGAATATCATATAGATGGTATTCGTTTCGATGCAGCTAGGCAAATTGCCAACTACGATTTCATGCACTGGATTGTTCAGGAAGCCAAAAAGACTGCTGGGACTAAGCCTTTTTACAATGTTGCAGAACACATTCCTGAAACCACCAGCATTACTAATGTAGATGGCCCAATGGATGGCTGTTGGCATGATAGCTTCTATCACTGTATTTTAGAACATATCTGCGGTGATACCTTTGATTTAGAACGCCTCAAAGATGTTATTGACTGTAAACGTCAAGGCTTTTTGGGTGCTACAAATGTAGTTAATTACCTCACCAACCATGACCATAATCATATTATGGCAGAGTTAGGCGATCGCCAGATTTTGGACGAAGAAGCATTTAAGCGGGCTAGATTGGGTGCAGCTATTCTCATGACAGCTGTCGGTGTACCTTTAATTTGGATGGGTGAAGAATTTGGTGAATACAAACCCAAACAACAAGAATCAGCCAAAATCGATTGGACACTGTTAGGTCATGACCTCAACCGTAATTTATCTAAGTACTACTCAGGGTTAATTAATCTGCGTAAAAATAATCATGCCCTCTATACCGAAAAGATTGACTTTATTCACGAAAATCCTGAAGCTAAGGTGTTAGCCTATAGCCGTTGGAATGATGAAGGTTCTCGTGTAGTTGTAGTAGCCAATTTTTCAGACAATTTCTTAGCTGATTATCACATTCCCAACTTCCCTGAAAGTGGTACATGGCATGAATGGACAGGCGATTATGATGTCGAATCAGGTGATGATGGTATTAGAACTGACATAGGCTCTTACGAAGCCAAAGTCTTTGTATGGCAGTAA
- a CDS encoding GDSL-type esterase/lipase family protein has translation MTEKLGLQIRICFIGESFVNGTGDPEYLGWAGRICVSANQKGHEITYYNLGVRRETSTELKNRWLQEVSYRLPKIYDGRVVFCFGVNDTTIENGKLRVSPTESIENIRNVLSDARQLYPVLMVSPLPIADDEQNQRIADLAKQYALVCNELDVPYLNVFPVLEKSHIWIDEAKANDGAHPRAAGYTELARIIETWDAWLNWFN, from the coding sequence ATGACTGAAAAGTTGGGACTTCAAATCAGAATTTGTTTTATCGGCGAATCTTTCGTCAATGGTACAGGTGATCCTGAGTATCTAGGTTGGGCAGGAAGAATATGTGTTAGTGCTAATCAAAAAGGTCATGAGATCACTTACTATAATTTAGGGGTTCGGCGAGAAACGAGTACTGAACTTAAAAATCGTTGGCTGCAAGAAGTTTCCTATCGCTTACCAAAAATTTATGATGGCAGAGTTGTATTTTGTTTTGGAGTAAATGATACAACAATAGAAAACGGTAAACTTCGTGTTTCGCCAACAGAATCAATTGAAAATATTCGTAATGTTTTAAGCGATGCTAGACAATTATATCCCGTTTTAATGGTCAGTCCACTACCAATTGCAGATGATGAGCAAAATCAAAGGATTGCTGATTTAGCAAAACAATATGCTTTAGTTTGTAATGAGCTTGATGTGCCTTATTTAAATGTTTTTCCTGTATTAGAAAAATCCCATATTTGGATAGATGAAGCAAAAGCCAATGACGGCGCACATCCAAGAGCCGCAGGTTATACAGAGCTTGCCAGAATTATAGAAACTTGGGATGCTTGGTTAAATTGGTTTAATTGA
- a CDS encoding DUF1823 family protein has product MSNLPPLNTDTIWAILNDQIDDATVNQLVWHYLGYRYDTSTETWDISAVVQEWRNDYPQPPDFIDSRPATVKLTRSIPKENKQIVKEKLGFKGYKIGEFGPRQTRRATAANWLLSYLQQNSNQLE; this is encoded by the coding sequence ATGTCTAATTTACCACCACTCAACACAGATACAATTTGGGCGATTCTTAACGATCAAATTGATGATGCCACAGTTAATCAATTGGTATGGCATTATTTAGGCTATCGTTATGATACCTCCACAGAAACGTGGGATATTAGTGCAGTTGTACAAGAATGGCGAAATGATTACCCACAGCCGCCAGATTTTATTGATAGTCGTCCTGCAACAGTCAAGTTAACTCGTTCTATTCCTAAGGAAAATAAACAAATAGTTAAAGAAAAACTGGGTTTCAAGGGTTATAAAATAGGTGAATTTGGCCCTCGACAAACTCGTAGAGCAACAGCAGCAAATTGGTTACTGAGTTATTTACAGCAAAATAGCAATCAATTGGAGTAA
- a CDS encoding DNA polymerase III subunit gamma/tau, which produces MSYEPLHHKYRPKSFAELVGQEAIATTLTNAIRTAKIAPAYLFTGPRGTGKTSSARILAKSLNCLKSGKPTAEPCGVCDVCRGITQGYSLDVIEIDAASNTGVDNIRELIEKAQFAPVQCRYKVYVVDECHMLSTQAFNALLKTLEEPPKHVVFVLATTDPQRVLPTIISRCQRFDFRRIQLEAMVKHLTAIAAKENIQIAPDAVTLVAQIAQGGLRDAESLLDQLALLSGEVTPDKVWDLVGSVSEKDLLSLLNAIAQDHAESVLDCSRNILDRGREPLIILQNFAACYRDLLIAKTAPNRHDLVACTSQTWTALVEFAQQFDVTTILAGQQHLRTAEVQIKNTTQPRLWLEMTLLGLLPSANIQSAATGILPKVTAPSNNHRPSPQYPTSLSQPNHIESRRESNSSDSVNHNSSHDSVSLPPENGFVPQPSVEEKPPIAPAQSVSPEVPAEAVNEVMQSDLTQDWQKVLANLQPISRRELLRQMCYLTEFDGTVACVGVKSVWYDKVKSDLPMIKAAFQQTFGREVEVSLEKGTLLNSAVARKEPSKNGSSKIQQPPPSTDNQNHQPTPTPQPDPIPAPPPAKIEPAANNGNKVKPSPLPPTRPLSNDWETDEVAIAAQRLAQFFDGQIIRLTEDATESPESISTSEWTDESETDDE; this is translated from the coding sequence ATGTCTTACGAACCCCTACATCACAAGTATCGCCCGAAGAGTTTTGCTGAACTGGTGGGACAAGAAGCGATCGCGACTACCCTCACTAATGCGATTCGCACAGCTAAGATTGCTCCTGCCTATTTGTTCACTGGCCCGCGAGGGACAGGTAAGACTTCAAGCGCCCGGATTCTTGCTAAATCTTTAAATTGCCTCAAAAGTGGTAAACCCACGGCTGAGCCTTGTGGTGTATGTGATGTTTGTCGGGGAATCACTCAGGGATATTCCCTTGATGTGATTGAAATTGATGCTGCTAGTAATACTGGTGTCGATAATATCCGTGAGTTGATTGAAAAAGCTCAGTTTGCCCCTGTGCAGTGCCGCTATAAAGTTTATGTGGTGGATGAATGCCACATGTTAAGTACCCAAGCGTTCAATGCATTACTTAAAACCTTAGAAGAACCACCTAAGCATGTAGTCTTTGTTTTGGCGACAACAGACCCGCAACGAGTATTACCGACAATTATTTCGCGTTGCCAAAGGTTTGATTTTAGAAGGATTCAGTTAGAAGCGATGGTAAAACATTTAACTGCGATCGCTGCTAAAGAAAATATTCAAATTGCTCCTGATGCTGTCACTTTGGTAGCCCAAATTGCTCAGGGAGGCTTGCGAGATGCGGAAAGTTTACTTGACCAATTAGCGCTATTGTCTGGTGAGGTGACACCGGACAAAGTTTGGGATTTAGTGGGTTCGGTAAGTGAAAAAGATTTATTATCGCTGTTAAATGCGATCGCTCAAGACCATGCAGAATCAGTGTTAGATTGTAGCCGCAATATTCTAGATCGCGGTCGGGAACCATTGATTATTCTGCAAAATTTCGCCGCTTGCTACCGCGATTTACTGATTGCCAAAACAGCACCTAATCGCCATGATTTAGTTGCTTGTACTAGTCAAACCTGGACAGCGCTAGTTGAGTTTGCCCAGCAATTCGATGTGACTACAATTTTGGCAGGACAGCAACACTTGCGAACTGCTGAAGTCCAAATTAAAAACACTACTCAACCGCGTTTGTGGCTGGAGATGACATTACTAGGATTGTTACCCAGTGCAAATATTCAATCTGCCGCTACAGGGATTTTACCTAAAGTCACTGCACCATCAAACAATCATCGTCCATCTCCACAGTATCCAACTTCTCTTTCACAACCCAATCATATCGAAAGCCGTCGGGAGAGTAATTCGTCTGATTCAGTAAATCACAACTCTTCTCATGACTCGGTGTCACTGCCACCAGAAAATGGATTTGTCCCTCAGCCATCTGTTGAGGAAAAACCGCCGATTGCACCTGCACAATCAGTATCTCCAGAAGTGCCAGCAGAAGCGGTTAATGAAGTCATGCAATCTGACTTGACCCAAGATTGGCAAAAAGTCCTGGCTAACCTCCAGCCAATCTCAAGGCGAGAACTGCTGCGTCAAATGTGCTATCTCACGGAGTTTGATGGTACTGTTGCTTGCGTTGGTGTTAAATCTGTATGGTATGACAAAGTAAAATCTGATTTACCCATGATAAAGGCTGCGTTTCAGCAGACTTTTGGTCGGGAAGTTGAGGTCAGCCTAGAAAAAGGAACTTTGTTAAACTCCGCTGTAGCTAGAAAAGAACCATCAAAAAACGGTTCCTCTAAGATTCAGCAACCTCCTCCTTCCACTGACAACCAGAATCACCAGCCAACGCCAACACCACAGCCAGATCCCATACCTGCACCACCACCAGCAAAAATCGAACCAGCAGCCAACAATGGAAATAAAGTAAAACCTTCACCTTTGCCACCAACCCGACCACTTTCCAATGATTGGGAAACTGACGAAGTAGCGATCGCAGCTCAACGTCTGGCACAATTTTTTGATGGACAAATTATCCGCCTCACAGAAGATGCAACAGAATCGCCTGAATCTATATCTACATCTGAATGGACAGATGAATCAGAAACAGACGATGAGTGA